Genomic segment of Callithrix jacchus isolate 240 chromosome 9, calJac240_pri, whole genome shotgun sequence:
TAATATCCTAGGCCTTGACTTTCACTTGCTGCCTGCTGACTGACTCACCCAGGGAAACTTCCATTTCTGCAGGCTTCATTCACAGGAAGTGCCCTATAAAAGGATGCCGTTTCTAaccttttataccatatttttactgtctttttctgtttagatatgatttggaaaacaaaaattatcattCTGTTCactgcttttattatttactaCAGTAACATGTCGTACAGGTTTGTATCCTTGGAGCAATAGGCTGTCCCATATGACAGAGGTGTGTAgagctgtaccatctaggtttatgTAAATACACTCAATGATGTTGACACAAGGATGAAACTACCTACTGATACATTTCTCACAAGCATCCCTGTTCTTAAATGAGACAATCACAGTATATAACATTATTTAATGGAAAACTCCAAGTGGCTGTTTGTAGCAGTAGTAGACATCAGTTCTTCAAacttaaatagaaaacattagtGAATGATACATTACGTGGCATCTTTAGtgaataattttagttttaattctaAAATGTGACTAAGCAAAAACCTAGTTtatgaaaatgtaataaatatgtaaatataaatacatttactttTAATAGAAATAGATACAATGTAAACACAAGCATATATGCACATAACAttattaacttattttatgaaaatatattacaatatattttacGGAAAAACATATATACCTAGCCAACATTAGCCATTCTGATGGAAGGGCAAATAATTCTGATTGCAAAGAtgtaaatatgaatttaaattcCAACTGTTTAGATTTTAGAAAACCAAAGACTTGGGGTTTCTGAACTTAACCTATAAAAACTTACACAGGGATGGATATATTTTAGACTTATGTATAAACATTCCCCCTTTTCTTGATAGAAAgtaaatgatgaaaatattttatttaatctgacCGGATAATTTATAGCTTTTTTCCGATGttcatatatactttttaaaaagaaattttttttggtttgtttatttttgagacaaggtctggctctgctgcccagaccgGGGTGCAGCAGCactatctcggttcactgcagccttcacttccagggctcaagtgatcctatgacctcagcctccagagcagctgggaccacaaggaAACACAAGAAtcctcggctaatttttgtattttttttgaagcGACAGGGTTTCATCCTGTGTGTCatactggccttgaactcctcagctcaagtgatcctggagtgctgggattactgacatgagctaccacacccaggcaCTCATGTACCATTTAACTTGTGTTCTGAAAATCTCCGTTTTCTGCCTACCCCATTTTTAAGtgggtgatattttaaaaatctttctaccTCCCTTCAACTTAAGTTTTAATCATTTACAACAAGTATTCCTATTAAAATGCAGACAATAAGTCATGATTGGAGAAGGAATCAGTGAGCAATACAGTGAGTAGTTTGTATTATTTCAATCTCTGGCGTGGTGATACAGTTCAGTattgtttaacattttattatttcaagagACATTTGTTTTAATTAGAGGAATCTGGCTAActtatataaagaagaaaaatgaatgggaATTTTAAGAACTAAGACgaagaaattaagaagataaGTTTGAGAATTGATGTCAGTTACAATTAAGTTGAAAATGTAGCATTTTCTCAGAAGAGTGACAAGTATATTAAATTCCTATTGataagattatttaaattttttattatgacaGCGGTGATATTATAGGGGTATATGACAAAGTATGTAATGCCAAGTTTTAGGCACCTTGTCTAAATGTAGCAAGTAAATATctaagatacttttaaaaagttacaataTTTTAGTGTTTGTGACCGAGGTGGAAACAATTAACTGCATGTGTTAAATCTCTGTTCTCTCCTCATCTTGttgactataaaaataatttctaagggGTACTTGAAAATGGATAAACTACATGACACACTAGCCATCCAAAGTGTCCTATATTCTGAGGTGTGTGATGAGATAAAATGATTCAAAATAGCCCTAGTGTGAGAATTTCCTGTTCAAATCTGAAGTGACACATTGGTGAGGAATCTACATTTTCCACTCTTGCCTCACGCTGAGGCTTCAAAGGGCAGTCAGTAAAATCACAGATATCTCTTGTGTCTTGAAGAGGTAACCTGACCTCTCCACTGAAGAGTGTGTGACTTTCTGATGACAGAAGGTATGTGGTACTACTCTCCTGTTTTTCTACCAGCTCATCTCTTTTAGTAGCAGATTGTAAATACTGGATGAGATGCACCTGTGATAAAGTTTATgcaggctaaaatcaaggtagAACTCTCTTTATGTAAATAATTCAGGGTTAAAAATGagccaaaatgtaaaatatgtttgAGGATTTCTTAGAGTATTCACATTACTGCCTGTGGAGAATCACTCAAGTACATGCATACATAATAATCGGTTTGCCAGTCAATGTAATTCAGAGTGAAACCCATAACCGTCATGACAATGAACAAttgattttgaatattataatCATTACCGGTTTAATTGTATATTACATGTGGGccaacctttaaaaataaattttttaaaatggatacaTCAAATTGTAAACATCAAATACATTCTCAATCACATACCTAGATTTAATGAAAGccgttttaatttttaataaaagcaagaATGAAGTCATTTCCATAAAATACAAATCTGAACTTAATTATAAACAATTGGAAGACTTAAAACAATTGAATCAAACATTGCAAAAAAGATTTACCACACTGACATGAGACGCCTAATTAGTTATTTTACACGCTCTAATGcaaatcagaaataataaaagagcaaattgtgtttaaaaataattaaaatatctattatgtATTCAATGCTAATATGTGCCAGGTTGTGTGTTTAGTGTTTTACAtattacactttaaaaattagattagTAAACTAGGTTGGTAGGCACTAATTTAGTAAGGTCACGCATTATAACTCTCAAAGCTAGAGTTAATTCTAGTTCCATTGACTACAGAGCCCATGACTAGATTATTAAATGACATTATCTGAACTATTACAATGACTTATACAGCCAAGGAGACCCTCACTGACTTATGCACCCACAGGAACTCTCTGAAGGTTTGGTTGGACAGTATTCTTCCACAGATGGCCCCCACTTTTATTTATCACTTTAAGTTTTCCTATTTTAGTCATTGAATCAATTATCAATTTCTTGTGTAGAAGAagcagttaaaaatatatatttagttttcaaTCGTATTTAGGTTATGCATAGGGTAGTTTTACAAGATAtaagatgtattttttaatttttaatgatttttctgatttcctaatttagaaaaaaaaccgTTTGACAATGCCTCATGTTCTATTGATAAATGAGTGTGAGTCACTAACAGCGTATTTTCGTATAAGTTGCTCTATATGCTAACAGAACTATTTTATCTCATAGCACACAATTCTTAACCATCAGtgaattttaaaactatcataaaatcagtgtatttttaaatacagcattttaatttttaacgtATGCATTCTATTTGTGTTAAATGTTTTTGAAGTATCTAACttgaatacaaatatttttttcatgaacTTAGTTCtcataaatttaatgtttttattgttcCCACTAGTCAAATACAGAATACCTCTAAAAAATGCCAGTTATATCGTAAGATTTTTGTTTAAAGCTTCAGGAAACGAGTAACGTAATTTTACATGGGtgaacagcaaaataaacattaCTGCTCAGCCCCAACACATGCAGTTTGCCTATACCAGGGATCCTGTCAAAATAGACACCATTTATATCTTCTTAAGTACAGTTATCACAGAGCACAGTccctgagatcacacaactgcagaGATGAATAAACAAAGAGAAACCATCTCAGGAATGAGTCTGGCCCAGCACCCAAAGAGGCAGCAAAGGAGACCTAAGGGTAATAAAAGCTCTATTTCAGGAACTGAACAGGAAATATTCCAAGAAGAATTAAACCTTCGAAATGCTTCTCCGAATCATCAAGGGATTGATAAAACATATGACTGCAAAGGTAAAACATTAAATGCATCTGCCATATTATTGTTTTGGGATGTGCAGTTGAATATAAAAGGGTGGGGGGAAAGTAGGGAATAATTTGCACTTGTAAGAATCAGAGTTCATAATTGGGATCTAATACTCTAATATGAAATAGGAAGACTAATTTTATTCAAGCATTGTTCAACTGTAATCTGTGATCAGCAACTCATGAAGCATTATATTTCctaaaaatgaaatgatatcTTCTGAGAGAAAGATTACTATAATAGATATAGATTTAGAGGGCAGAGTTTACCATTGTTTCCCTGTGCATGTGGGTTCTCTTATACGTAATCCTAATAAACTATCTCCCCTCTCTCAGTGCCTCTATTTCTCTCCCTGCAGGTTTGCTGCCACCTCCAGAGAGGCTCACTGCTGAGGTCCTGGGAATCATTTGCATTGTCCTAATGGCCACCGTGTTAAAAACAATAGTTCTTATTCCTTGTAAGCATATTTTTGTGAGATTAGAAGGGAACTGTTTACTTTAATACTTGCAACtgcctcaaaatattttataatattgaggaacagaacttttattttaatgtatatatttggaCCCAAAAGTATTAGAGTTATTCTGAACTTTTCACAActacaaacaacaaaataattgcGGGGAACATTTTTTTTGGCGTGTGTAatctatatatgtatgcacacacaaagatagatatattttctgatttcataATTCAAAGCCACACAATAGGAGAaaagtatttagaaaaattaatttttgaaagtgGATACATCAAATACTACAAGAGACGGTGCAGTTTTGTgctaaagtctttaaaaatatttatttcaaacatCTATcgcttcatttatttttgtttaaaaagttagTTTTATTTAAGATTGTACCCATTTTAAATAACACACAACGTGTCAAAGTAAGAAACTAAACTCTTTATGGTTTATCTAGATATTAGTtctaataaaaatcattttaatttttctattatagtcCTGGAGCAGAACTGTTCTTCCCCGAATACAAGAACCCAGAAAGGTACATTTTGATTTTCAATGTTCTGATATTAGTACAGTTTATATTTTATGTCTGTTTTAAGGcatgtaaaataacaatagcATTACTGGAGAAAATAAGCCATTAAATTGatccacaaatatttacaaacaaaGACTATaaggaagcatttccttttcttcaataAGTAGAAATATTCACTTAAAATCATTCTGCCCTTTTTTTCCCAATTAAAAGAAGTTTCCTAGTGCTGTGAGatgataagaaataaataattttactacCCTCAAAAAGTAGTTTTGTATCAGTGATGCTGAAGACATGTGTAgggtgtatttttgtttgttggtttgcttTATATGGAAACACAATTAGGGGATGAGAGGCCGACCCTTTTCTGTAAATGTGTGTATGAGTGACTgggttattaaaatatatatatttataatcatgtaAGGATGCATCAATATGGTAAGTACATATATGTAAATTCCATTgtgaatatgtaaaataattttcatttttaaaaattcatattgttCTGCATAGTAATTTATATCTTTCACAGCACATCATTGTGACCATTGTCCAGAGGAGTGGATTATGTATTCCAACAGTTGTTATTACATTGGTAAGGAAAGAGGAACGTGGGAAGAGAGTTTGCTGGCCTGTGCTTCAAAGAACTCCAGTCTGGTTTCTCTagataatgaagaagaaatggtAAGATGTAAATGTTTTAAACACTTTATGAAAAGCTTATTTTGGTCAATAATACATTTACAGAAATCATTAATATGTGCGTACATATACTTAGCTGATATATTAtcaagtttatgtaatattcaatTGAGTgacttattgttttaatttatatacaatgaatgtacatttattttcagtttttgcttttcgTGGAAAACCATGCTTCTATAAATGCTTTGAATCCACAATGaattttgctatttaattttgTTGAGCATGATATGATCCAGTCATGCAGATTGATTGCAAAGGGAATGAATTCATGCCATGCAAGTCAGATCATGAAAGAAAAGTTTCCAGCTCCAGCAGTTCCACCCTGTGCGTGCCCTCATCACTTATCCTGACTCCTCTCCAAAACACTGTCTTGatttttaacattataaataatgtttGCCTGTTCTTGAATGTATGTAAAGGGAATAATACAGTGTGAATTTTCATGTCTGCCTTTTTCACTCCTATCTGATATTTGTGCAATTCCTCTATATTCTTACAGTTATTTGTAGTTTGCTACTGTTCACCGCTGTACTGTGCACAAAGAACACCAACAATCCATTCAATCTTGTGTCTCTGGATGGGGAAGTGAGTTTCACGTCCTCAAGGGCAAAGAGGACCCTGGATGGTGCACTCATAGACATGGGGTCCGTTTGCTGATCCTCTTCACCCACACTCACCCTGGTGTCTCTTGCTATGAGAACAAAGCACCTCCTCTGGTTCTGAATTGTAGCATGTCTCCTGAAAGATCATGCTTGCCAGCGGTATGAGCCTTGCCTGGTCTTGTGGAGGGGACCCCCTTCAACACAAGCAGGAATGAGCTTTGCTGAGCCTCCTCCTACTGTCAGGTCGGGTGCTAGGAAACAGCAGACCTAGGTCACCTTTTTCTGTCGGGCGGGGGACTTATCATGCTCGCTCGGACACTTTGTTGGTCCCTGATGCTAGGGTCCCAgacaattttctctttctctttccacctTTCAGAGTTCTCCATTGCTTTTGTCTTTCATTAATTCCAGCGTTTAtagtagtttttagtagagagtagCTAGTCCACACCACCTGGTCAGGATCACTCTTATTCCACCAAACCGAGTCAGATAAAAGTGAGGGCTTATCTAGTTAAAGAATGGTGTGGTGCCCAGAAAACCCAATCTGTAGCTTCTATGTCTTTTATTTCCGAATGACAACCCCTCAATTCCCTTCCAAGTCTCCAGCTCTGAGAAATATAGTACAAAAATAGATTGATTAGTCACAGTATCTGGAGGAATGAATGCACAGTAGCAGGAAACTCATTTAAACCCTTACTGTGTTTATTCTGCCAACTGGGGTAACTATTAATTGCAAGAATTAAAATGTCCTTATTAACAtgagaataagaataaaaatactaaGTATAAACGTTGAAGAGTTCATTTAAATCAAAATTACACACACTTATGGAAGTTTTTGGCACTGCAAATAGTAGTTTTCAActttaatatattgttattataatGCTTTCATGATTGTTATTTAAgtgaaaattctttattttcttttagcgaTTTCTGGCCACCATTTCACCTTTCTCATGGATTGGTGTGTTTCGTAACAGCAGTCATCATCCATGGGTGTCCATAGACAGCTTGACTTTCAAATATTATATGTAAGTTGTTTTGTATGatgctatattaaaaaaaaacacatataaaggATATATTCAGAAGAATAATATGAATAGATTTATGTGAAATTATAGACATGAAGAAAGATGTAGAAAGTTAATGAAATGTCCATATAAATAGTTTACAATGGACCATCGTAGTCCTTAAGGTCTACATGCTCATTACTCAGCTAGTACCCTTCTTGGTTATCAGATGcacaggggtgtccaatctttggCTTCTGTGGGCCAtgttggaagaagaattgtcttgggccatacATATAATACACTAACAGTAACgacagctgatgagctaaaacaaaacaaaacaaaattgcaaaaatacctaagaatgttttaagaaagtttataaatttatgtTGGGCTGCATTTCGAGCTGTCCTGGACCATGAGTTGGACAAACTTGAGATGGACGATTAGCTAATTGCAGtgcttgtttttattaaaaagtcacccttattttacttaagaatatccggccaggcgtggcggctcaagcctgtaatcccaggactttgggaggccaaggcgggtggatcacgaggtcaagagatcgagaccatcctggtcaacttgatgaaaccctgtctctactaaaaatacaaaaaattagctgggcatggtggcgcatgcctgtaatcccagctactcaggagaattgcctgaacccaggaggcggaggttgcggtgagccaagatggcaccattgcactccagcctgagtaacaagagcgaaactccgtctcaaaaaaaaaaaaaaagaaaagaaaaaaatatcctcaggctgggcacagtggctctcgcctataatcccagcattttgagaggccaaggcaggtagatcatgaggtcaggagtttgagaccagcctggccaatataataaaaccccgtctctactaaaaatacagaaattagctgggtgtggtggcatgtgcctatcgtcccagctacttgggagactgcagcaggagaatcacttgaacctgggaggcggtggttgcagtgagccgagatcacaccactgcactcccacctgggcaacacagtgagactctgtctcaaaaaaaaagaaaaaaaaaaaaaaaggaaaaagaatatccTCAAAGCACAATAGTAGTGCTGTTGGCATATTGCTATACTTTTTTTATTAGTAGTTATTGTTGgcaatctcttactgtgcctaatttacaaattaaactttatcatagttATGAGTGGGTAGAGAAAACATAATCCATCTATAGGTTCTGTACTATCTGCCATTTCACGCATTCACTGGGGTTTTGAAACATATCCTCCATGGATGAAGGAGGACTACAGTATTGAGTGTTCAGAGTAATGACTTTTACTAATAGTGTTTGAAAAATTTAATTACcctttctcataaaattatttttttacagtACATGGAAAACACTCTTGTCTCAtagattatttgcataaaatgtaACCGAATTATGGATTTTTCTTCATTACAGTATTAAAGACTCAAATAATGCTGAACATAACTGTGCAGTGCTACATGTAAACGGACTTATAGCAAAGCCATGTGGATCTTCAATAACATATCATTGTAAGCATAAGCTTTAGAATTAAAACATTTGAGTTTGCAGTCTGacagataaattttatatttgttaaaatagaaataagatgATTGAATAAGTCTTAAAATGAATCATGTTATTTGCtgtaataataagaaaattctaaatcAGTTATTGAAATATAATACACACAGTTACAAAAGTCCAGATCTCCTAGCATTTGCGTCAGGCTTATTTTGCTCAACTTGATGTTTGTGGCATTCAGTCTTCCTAAAAGGTGCATATTATGTGAGTCAGTTTATATGAAGTAGCAAGAACAGGcaaactcatggagacagagagtagaagagTGATTGCCAATGCCCAAGGAAGGTTGAAATAGGAGATGGCCACTAATTGCTAGAATGTTTCTTTGTGTCAGTGATGAAAACTTTCTAAATTTCAACCTTAGTGGCGTTGGTTGGAACTCTGGGAATATGCTAAAAATCACTGATTTGTAATCATTTTAAGTGGATGAAATTTATGCTGTGTGCAtgatacctcaataaagctgtcaaataaaaacaaacaaacaaacaaaacctctcaTGTGGTTGTTTGTGACTGCATTTAATCCctaaggtaatttttaaagattagctTCTTGACTTTTCAATTAATATCATATTGTGTCCTTCAATGCACTGTGTTCAATGTACTGGgttctctttaatttctctctatCATATTATGCATTTTGGGGGATTTAATCATACAGAAATGCAGATGTTTTACATTCATGCTTTTGTAAATGGCATCCTGATTTTAATATTCCTTTTAGTAATTTTTGTTgtaaatagaaatacaattgatgtctgcattttgatgttttatctagttatttcacttattttacatatttaaatctATCATTTCAAATATAgctttttctggattttctatatAAACATCAATTTTATCTGCAAATAATCGCACTTTTTTTTCTATCCATGTGcaataacttattttttctacatttattttcacTGGGTAGGGCTTTATATCCCTAACTGAATAGAAGGTACAGTCAAATTCTGTGTGTATCATATgtatcattttctcattttggcaaaaaaattcaaaatattattcatatttacaaaattcattttttattgtatcgtTCTTATGTTGAAGCAGTTTTataatattccttttttaatAGAGTTTATCAATtgtcacatttttattattttttattagttggaatg
This window contains:
- the KLRC2 gene encoding NKG2-C type II integral membrane protein, with the protein product MNKQRETISGMSLAQHPKRQQRRPKGNKSSISGTEQEIFQEELNLRNASPNHQGIDKTYDCKGLLPPPERLTAEVLGIICIVLMATVLKTIVLIPFLEQNCSSPNTRTQKAHHCDHCPEEWIMYSNSCYYIGKERGTWEESLLACASKNSSLVSLDNEEEMRFLATISPFSWIGVFRNSSHHPWVSIDSLTFKYYIIKDSNNAEHNCAVLHVNGLIAKPCGSSITYHCKHKL
- the KLRC2 gene encoding NKG2-C type II integral membrane protein isoform X1, with protein sequence MTEGTEQEIFQEELNLRNASPNHQGIDKTYDCKGLLPPPERLTAEVLGIICIVLMATVLKTIVLIPFLEQNCSSPNTRTQKAHHCDHCPEEWIMYSNSCYYIGKERGTWEESLLACASKNSSLVSLDNEEEMRFLATISPFSWIGVFRNSSHHPWVSIDSLTFKYYIIKDSNNAEHNCAVLHVNGLIAKPCGSSITYHCKHKL